A section of the Quercus lobata isolate SW786 unplaced genomic scaffold, ValleyOak3.0 Primary Assembly Scq3eQI_100, whole genome shotgun sequence genome encodes:
- the LOC115972919 gene encoding protein RSI-1-like, whose product MAGRPNTSLLFLVSLLLLITFSDIAEAIKLRPSDCKPKCTYRCSATSHKKPCMFFCLKCCAKCLCVPPGTQGNKQVCPCYNNWKTKEGGPKCP is encoded by the exons ATGGCAGGACGTCCGAACACCTCTCTCTTGTTTCTAGTTTCTTTACTTCTCTTAATCACATTCTCTGATATTGCTGAG gCTATAAAGCTTCGTCCTTCAG ATTGCAAGCCAAAGTGTACCTATCGTTGCTCGGCAACTTCACACAAGAAGCCATGCATGTTTTTCTGCCTTAAGTGCTGCGCAAAGTGCCTCTGTGTTCCTCCTGGCACTCAGGGCAACAAGCAAGTTTGCCCTTGCTACAATAACTGGAAGACCAAGGAAGGAGGACCCAAGTGCCCTTGA